From Sulfurovum zhangzhouensis, one genomic window encodes:
- a CDS encoding 50S ribosomal protein L11 methyltransferase: MKKTYNELTITLDDDYVELIADFIANLIDDAVELGIGNIIVRSENDLTSVKDALAAFEGIEMSFKLEEKENKDWIKAYQDSVQPIEAGKFYIFPSWYEPKEELINIKIDPALAFGSGHHATTFSCLQAISEFVKAEDRVVDVGCGSGILGLAAKKLGATVELCDTDPISVKSTQENFALNEEAYDKLWEGSINQADGCYDVVIANIIADVLKFIAKDLKKATKENGYLILSGILDKKEKNLLGSFQELTLIKRIEKDEWVTLVYKKETNG, from the coding sequence ATGAAAAAAACATATAATGAACTAACTATCACACTCGATGATGACTATGTAGAGTTGATCGCTGACTTTATTGCCAACCTGATTGATGATGCTGTAGAGTTGGGAATAGGAAATATTATTGTTCGTTCTGAGAATGATTTAACTTCGGTTAAAGATGCTTTGGCAGCATTCGAAGGCATTGAGATGAGCTTTAAACTAGAAGAAAAAGAAAATAAAGACTGGATCAAGGCTTATCAGGATTCAGTACAGCCGATCGAAGCCGGAAAATTCTATATCTTCCCTAGCTGGTATGAACCAAAAGAAGAACTGATCAATATCAAGATCGATCCAGCACTTGCTTTTGGTTCAGGGCATCATGCGACGACATTCTCTTGTCTCCAAGCTATTTCCGAATTTGTAAAAGCTGAAGACAGGGTCGTTGATGTAGGGTGTGGTTCAGGGATTTTGGGCCTTGCTGCAAAAAAGCTCGGTGCCACAGTAGAGTTATGTGATACAGATCCCATTTCAGTTAAAAGTACACAAGAGAACTTTGCATTAAATGAGGAAGCTTATGATAAACTTTGGGAAGGTTCGATCAATCAAGCTGATGGCTGTTATGATGTGGTAATCGCTAATATCATTGCTGATGTCCTCAAGTTTATCGCGAAGGATCTCAAAAAAGCGACCAAAGAGAACGGATATTTGATCCTTTCAGGTATTTTAGATAAAAAAGAGAAAAATCTTCTTGGTTCATTCCAGGAACTTACTTTAATTAAACGTATAGAAAAAGATGAATGGGTAACCCTAGTCTATAAGAAGGAAACGAATGGCTAA
- the ftsH gene encoding ATP-dependent zinc metalloprotease FtsH has translation MANPNQNNDNNKNNNFFNNNPLLAFAIFSIVVIMIFKVMVGDGGSEGLGSMLGGQQVTQNKHVTYSEIKKEIKEGKVESVKLASSSIEAIVINQNGTKTRYSASNVPALDRDLIPLLEEKGIKYEGVIGNGFFAEMFSMLLPIIIFFAIWIFLARRMSKGMGGGILGAGKADKLINSEKPNTKFDDVQGVEEAKDEVKEIVDFLKYPERYIQLGAKIPKGLLLVGPPGTGKTLLAKAVAGEAEVPFFSVSGSAFIEMFVGVGASRVRDLFAQAKKEAPSIIFIDEIDAIGKSRASGGQMGGNDEREQTLNQLLAEMDGFGTDTPVIVLAATNRPETLDAALLRAGRFDRQVLVDKPDFEGRLAILKVHSKDVKLSPDVDLEIVAKQTAGLAGADLANIINEAALLAGRNNKKMIEQSDLLEAIERAFVGLEKKNRKVSDMEKRIVAYHESGHALMAELTKGATRVTKVSIVPRGLGALGYTLHLPSEEDRFLKQKHELLAEIDVLLGGRAAEEVFIGEISTGAGNDLDRATMIIKDMITVYGMSDVAGLMVLKRSEHSFLGGAGAITEYSEKMSEAIDAHIKSTLEEHYEYVKQTLRDYKGAIEKMTAELLEVEVIEGTTVQKIIDEYEKEHNMSSRLVHKPKEEASQDTSTEQDIEDTEK, from the coding sequence ATGGCTAATCCAAACCAGAATAACGATAACAACAAAAACAATAATTTTTTTAATAATAACCCTCTTCTAGCATTTGCGATATTCTCCATCGTGGTTATTATGATCTTCAAGGTCATGGTAGGTGACGGTGGCAGCGAAGGGCTTGGGAGTATGCTTGGTGGTCAACAAGTAACACAAAATAAACATGTAACCTACTCTGAAATCAAAAAAGAGATCAAAGAAGGCAAAGTTGAAAGTGTTAAACTGGCTTCTAGCTCTATTGAAGCGATAGTAATCAATCAAAATGGAACAAAGACCCGATACAGTGCAAGTAATGTCCCGGCTTTAGATAGAGATCTCATCCCTTTGCTTGAAGAGAAAGGTATCAAATATGAAGGTGTGATCGGAAATGGTTTCTTTGCAGAGATGTTTAGTATGCTTTTGCCTATCATCATCTTTTTTGCTATCTGGATCTTCCTGGCTCGTAGAATGTCCAAAGGTATGGGAGGAGGCATTTTAGGTGCAGGAAAAGCCGACAAGCTGATCAACTCTGAAAAACCAAATACCAAATTTGATGATGTACAAGGTGTGGAAGAAGCAAAAGACGAAGTAAAAGAGATCGTTGACTTTCTTAAATACCCTGAACGCTATATCCAGCTTGGAGCTAAGATCCCTAAAGGATTATTGCTTGTGGGACCTCCTGGTACAGGTAAGACACTTCTGGCAAAAGCTGTAGCTGGTGAGGCAGAAGTACCGTTCTTCTCTGTAAGTGGATCTGCATTTATCGAAATGTTCGTAGGTGTAGGTGCCAGCCGTGTCCGTGATCTTTTTGCTCAAGCGAAAAAGGAAGCACCGTCAATCATCTTTATTGATGAGATCGATGCCATCGGTAAATCTCGTGCAAGCGGTGGACAAATGGGTGGCAATGACGAACGTGAACAGACACTCAACCAATTGCTTGCAGAGATGGATGGATTTGGTACCGATACACCGGTGATTGTTCTTGCTGCAACAAACAGACCTGAAACATTGGATGCGGCACTTTTAAGGGCTGGTCGTTTTGACAGACAGGTACTTGTAGACAAACCTGATTTTGAAGGACGTCTTGCTATTCTTAAAGTGCACTCAAAAGATGTCAAACTTTCACCGGATGTTGACTTGGAAATCGTGGCAAAACAGACAGCAGGTTTGGCCGGGGCAGATCTGGCCAATATCATCAACGAGGCTGCATTGCTTGCTGGACGTAACAACAAGAAAATGATCGAACAATCCGATCTTCTAGAGGCCATAGAAAGAGCTTTCGTGGGACTTGAGAAGAAAAACAGAAAAGTTTCTGATATGGAGAAAAGGATCGTTGCTTACCATGAAAGCGGTCATGCCCTTATGGCAGAGCTTACCAAAGGTGCAACCCGTGTTACCAAAGTATCTATAGTTCCTAGAGGACTTGGAGCATTAGGATATACACTTCACCTTCCAAGTGAAGAAGATAGATTCCTCAAACAAAAGCATGAACTGCTTGCTGAGATCGATGTACTCTTGGGAGGCCGTGCTGCAGAAGAAGTATTTATAGGAGAGATCAGTACCGGTGCAGGGAATGACCTTGACCGTGCTACAATGATCATCAAAGATATGATCACTGTATATGGTATGAGTGATGTTGCAGGACTTATGGTTCTTAAAAGAAGTGAACATAGCTTCCTAGGTGGAGCAGGAGCGATCACTGAGTACAGCGAAAAGATGTCTGAAGCGATCGATGCACATATTAAATCAACGCTGGAAGAACATTATGAGTACGTAAAACAAACCCTTCGTGACTATAAAGGTGCAATAGAAAAGATGACTGCTGAACTGCTAGAGGTAGAGGTAATCGAAGGTACCACGGTACAGAAGATCATTGATGAATATGAAAAAGAGCACAATATGTCAAGCCGCCTTGTACATAAACCAAAAGAAGAAGCATCTCAGGATACTTCAACAGAGCAAGATATTGAGGATACAGAAAAGTAA
- a CDS encoding glycosyltransferase family 2 protein, translated as MQNPLSYFTHRFNPKKFNLVMTLVVKNEADIIKANILTHAKYGVDAFVVMDNGSTDGTREILEELKDQVTMTLVDEPSKEFRHKKWRNQLAVLAKQNYQADWIINNDADEFWIPNNHRDLKEYLAFKGGVIRVKRTNMLPTVNSFTDENDFLNSELEVIGTVKHMIPDETHYSYVLTPAFPKVITNPNGLIKVNFGNHTAEHIAYWKKQESNDIHIYHYPIRSYAQFESMIENRTKILETVPDVRMGPDYRRFAKIFREGKLEEEYKSFLFSPEEITLLERIGMVRRNTIPKEQIVR; from the coding sequence ATGCAAAACCCTTTAAGTTATTTTACACATCGTTTTAATCCAAAAAAATTCAATCTTGTAATGACCCTTGTGGTCAAGAACGAAGCAGATATCATCAAGGCCAACATTTTAACACATGCAAAGTATGGTGTAGATGCTTTTGTAGTCATGGACAATGGCTCGACAGATGGCACACGTGAGATTCTTGAAGAATTGAAAGATCAAGTAACAATGACACTGGTTGATGAACCAAGCAAAGAGTTTCGACATAAGAAATGGAGAAATCAACTTGCTGTTTTGGCTAAACAAAACTATCAGGCTGACTGGATCATAAATAATGACGCTGATGAGTTTTGGATCCCGAATAATCACAGAGATTTAAAAGAATATCTAGCATTTAAAGGCGGGGTTATCAGAGTCAAACGAACCAATATGCTTCCTACTGTGAACTCTTTTACGGATGAAAATGATTTCTTAAATTCAGAATTGGAAGTTATAGGTACGGTAAAACATATGATTCCTGATGAAACGCACTACTCTTATGTTCTTACTCCCGCATTTCCTAAAGTCATCACAAATCCTAATGGGCTTATTAAGGTGAACTTCGGAAACCATACTGCCGAACATATAGCATACTGGAAAAAACAAGAGAGTAATGATATTCATATTTATCATTATCCTATAAGAAGTTATGCACAGTTTGAAAGTATGATTGAAAACCGAACCAAGATCTTGGAAACAGTACCGGATGTTAGAATGGGGCCTGATTATAGAAGGTTTGCGAAGATATTTAGAGAGGGAAAACTGGAAGAAGAGTATAAAAGTTTTTTATTCTCTCCTGAAGAGATCACACTTTTAGAGCGTATCGGTATGGTAAGAAGAAATACGATTCCAAAAGAGCAGATCGTCCGCTAA
- a CDS encoding glycosyltransferase family 2 protein — protein MTNFLNYFLHKFDPDNFTLVMTILVKNEADIIEANIRTHAALGVDAFVVMDNDSTDGTREILVKLQNEFEILLIDEKGQYNQAKWMKQLAHIAKNNLKADWVINNDADEFWLPANDMNLKENLAFKGSVLTVNRYNMILDEACHDGNFFASTHYVENPVFYTKTTQLHIEKISMVLTKIGPKTIVNPNGLIGIRGGNHKAWHLANTHEYLFKKYDQIKKFDAINVYHYPFRSYEQFEKNIKNRKLLLESKKHIRMGPHYRRWVKLYNEGKLEEEFHERLCFKNTEIEVLKKYGILTEDNTIQKAIKQ, from the coding sequence ATGACAAACTTTTTAAATTATTTTTTACACAAATTTGATCCTGATAACTTTACTCTTGTTATGACCATACTTGTGAAGAATGAAGCAGATATTATTGAGGCAAATATTCGTACACATGCTGCATTAGGTGTTGATGCTTTTGTAGTCATGGACAATGACTCTACAGATGGGACAAGAGAGATACTGGTTAAGTTACAAAACGAGTTTGAGATTCTACTTATTGATGAAAAAGGTCAGTATAACCAGGCAAAGTGGATGAAACAACTAGCCCATATTGCTAAAAATAATTTGAAAGCTGATTGGGTCATCAATAACGATGCAGATGAGTTTTGGTTGCCTGCAAATGATATGAATCTAAAAGAAAACCTTGCGTTCAAAGGTTCTGTGCTTACCGTGAACAGATATAATATGATACTTGATGAAGCGTGTCACGATGGCAATTTTTTTGCTTCGACCCACTACGTAGAGAATCCTGTTTTTTATACAAAAACAACACAGCTCCATATAGAAAAAATCTCTATGGTACTTACCAAAATAGGCCCAAAAACCATTGTCAACCCTAATGGGCTGATAGGGATAAGAGGAGGTAACCATAAAGCTTGGCATTTAGCTAATACCCATGAATATCTTTTCAAAAAATATGACCAGATCAAAAAGTTTGATGCAATCAATGTCTATCACTACCCCTTCAGGTCCTATGAGCAATTTGAGAAAAATATCAAAAACCGAAAACTTCTGTTAGAGTCCAAAAAGCATATACGTATGGGACCACACTACAGAAGATGGGTCAAACTTTATAATGAAGGTAAACTCGAAGAGGAATTTCATGAAAGGCTATGTTTTAAAAATACGGAGATAGAGGTTTTGAAAAAATACGGTATTTTAACCGAAGACAATACAATACAGAAAGCTATCAAACAATAA
- the hisH gene encoding imidazole glycerol phosphate synthase subunit HisH has product MIGIVDYHMGNLASVINAFKSVGAEIELQSDPSKLDQYDKLILPGVGAFGDAMEHLKQNGMDKAVKAFAASGKPLMGICLGMQLLFESSEEFGSTEGLGLIPGKVVAFNEAEFDHPHKVPHMGWNELFVQRETPLFNGLPKEFYLYFVHSFHAVCDDQYAIGKTHYGYQFVSAVQNGNIFGIQPHPEKSHENGLKIIENFTKL; this is encoded by the coding sequence GTGATAGGAATCGTCGATTATCATATGGGAAACTTGGCTTCAGTCATAAACGCTTTTAAAAGTGTAGGTGCTGAGATCGAATTACAGAGTGATCCTTCAAAGCTGGATCAATATGACAAACTCATCTTACCTGGTGTCGGTGCATTTGGTGATGCAATGGAACACCTCAAGCAAAATGGTATGGATAAAGCGGTCAAAGCTTTTGCTGCTTCAGGTAAACCATTGATGGGTATATGTCTAGGAATGCAACTGTTATTTGAAAGCTCTGAAGAGTTTGGTTCTACTGAAGGGCTTGGTCTTATTCCCGGTAAAGTAGTTGCTTTTAATGAAGCTGAGTTTGATCACCCGCACAAAGTACCGCATATGGGGTGGAATGAACTTTTTGTACAAAGAGAGACGCCGTTATTTAACGGTCTGCCGAAAGAGTTTTATCTCTACTTCGTGCACTCTTTCCATGCAGTATGTGATGACCAATATGCCATCGGGAAAACACACTACGGATATCAGTTCGTTTCAGCAGTACAGAACGGAAACATCTTCGGTATACAGCCACACCCTGAAAAAAGCCATGAAAACGGGCTTAAGATCATAGAGAATTTTACAAAACTATAG
- the hisA gene encoding 1-(5-phosphoribosyl)-5-[(5-phosphoribosylamino)methylideneamino]imidazole-4-carboxamide isomerase, giving the protein MTILPAIDLKDGKAVRLSKGLMDSAKIYSDEPWQVAKRFEELGSQWVHLVDLNGAFAGKPENLEQIKKIRENCNLKLELGGGIRDEETIKMYLELGIDRLILGSVAVKDPSFVREMAAKYPIVVGIDAIDGMVAVEGWGEVSDMKATDLAREFANAGVEAIICTDVGRDGMMTGVNIDFTLAIKEASGVETIASGGLKDMNDINALIEAGIDGTIVGKAFYEGTLDLEEAFQATRGA; this is encoded by the coding sequence ATGACAATACTTCCAGCAATTGACCTCAAAGACGGCAAAGCAGTAAGACTCAGCAAAGGACTGATGGATTCTGCAAAAATCTACTCAGATGAACCTTGGCAGGTCGCTAAAAGATTTGAAGAACTTGGCAGCCAATGGGTACACCTTGTAGATCTTAACGGTGCCTTTGCAGGTAAGCCTGAGAACTTGGAGCAGATCAAAAAGATACGTGAAAACTGTAACCTCAAGCTAGAACTTGGTGGTGGTATCCGTGATGAAGAGACGATCAAAATGTACCTTGAACTTGGTATTGACAGACTCATCCTTGGCTCTGTTGCAGTAAAAGATCCGTCCTTTGTCAGAGAAATGGCAGCAAAGTATCCTATCGTCGTAGGTATTGATGCGATCGATGGTATGGTAGCTGTTGAGGGATGGGGAGAAGTAAGTGATATGAAAGCAACCGATCTTGCTCGTGAGTTTGCCAATGCCGGGGTTGAAGCGATTATCTGTACGGATGTAGGACGTGACGGGATGATGACAGGGGTAAATATCGATTTCACTCTGGCTATCAAAGAGGCTTCAGGAGTAGAGACCATCGCAAGTGGAGGACTCAAAGACATGAATGACATCAATGCCCTTATCGAAGCAGGGATTGACGGAACTATCGTGGGAAAAGCTTTTTATGAAGGTACCCTTGACCTGGAAGAAGCATTTCAAGCGACAAGAGGCGCATAA
- a CDS encoding 2-isopropylmalate synthase yields MSKEIIKIFDTTLRDGEQSPGASMNTEEKIQIAAQLERLGVDIIEAGFAAASPGDFDAVSKIAQRVQNSTICSLARAIDADIKAAGEAIAAAKMKRIHTFIATSPIHMQYKLKMNPDEVIRRAVRAVEYAREFVDDVEFSCEDAGRSDIGFMKEITDAVINAGASTINLPDTVGFRLPNEIGAMVKEMSEYTKGRAIISVHNHNDLGLGVANSLEAIANGARQVECTINGLGERAGNAALEEIVMALKTRHDIFKDYDTNINTKEIYPTSRLIANITGIEPQPNKAIVGKNAFAHESGIHQDGVLKHKETYEIIRPEDIGLDMEDTLVLGKHSGRAAFKDKLAKLGFTLSDDELNSAFERFKELADKKKDIYDDDIRALITSEMTNIEKAYELVAMQLMDSTGGVPSAAVTIRHNGEDITDAGIGDGTIDAVFKTIDRITGYQGQLIDYKVKSVTQGKDALANVTVKVTFNENEPAIIGHGLSLDTMLASARAYIGALNSYLSMEGMLKLRHTDSTETI; encoded by the coding sequence ATGAGTAAAGAAATTATCAAAATATTTGATACCACATTAAGAGATGGGGAACAGAGTCCCGGTGCATCAATGAACACTGAAGAAAAGATCCAAATCGCAGCACAATTGGAGCGTTTGGGTGTAGATATCATTGAAGCAGGATTTGCAGCGGCAAGTCCGGGAGACTTTGATGCGGTCAGTAAAATCGCGCAACGTGTACAAAATTCAACAATTTGTTCTTTGGCACGTGCTATAGATGCTGATATCAAGGCAGCAGGTGAAGCGATCGCTGCAGCAAAAATGAAACGTATCCATACCTTTATTGCAACCAGTCCCATCCATATGCAGTACAAGCTTAAGATGAACCCTGATGAAGTGATCAGACGTGCTGTTAGAGCAGTAGAGTATGCAAGAGAGTTTGTAGATGATGTAGAATTCAGCTGTGAGGATGCAGGACGCTCAGATATCGGATTTATGAAAGAGATCACAGATGCTGTCATCAATGCCGGTGCAAGTACTATCAACTTACCGGATACTGTAGGATTCAGACTTCCAAACGAGATCGGTGCTATGGTGAAAGAGATGAGCGAATACACAAAAGGTCGTGCGATTATTTCTGTTCACAACCATAATGACTTGGGATTAGGTGTGGCTAACTCATTGGAAGCGATTGCAAACGGTGCGAGACAAGTAGAGTGTACGATCAATGGCTTGGGTGAGAGAGCAGGAAATGCCGCACTTGAAGAGATCGTTATGGCACTTAAAACACGTCATGACATCTTCAAAGACTATGATACCAATATCAATACAAAAGAGATCTATCCTACCAGTCGCTTGATCGCAAACATTACTGGCATCGAACCTCAGCCAAACAAGGCTATTGTCGGTAAAAATGCTTTTGCACATGAGAGTGGTATCCACCAGGATGGTGTATTGAAACACAAAGAGACCTATGAGATCATCCGTCCTGAAGATATCGGTTTGGATATGGAAGATACCTTGGTATTGGGTAAACACTCTGGACGTGCAGCGTTTAAAGACAAGTTGGCAAAACTTGGCTTTACATTGAGCGATGATGAGCTTAACAGTGCATTTGAGCGTTTTAAAGAGTTGGCAGATAAGAAGAAAGATATCTATGATGATGATATCCGTGCATTGATCACTTCTGAGATGACCAATATCGAAAAAGCATACGAGTTGGTCGCTATGCAGCTTATGGATTCTACCGGCGGTGTTCCAAGTGCAGCTGTAACGATAAGACATAATGGTGAGGATATCACTGATGCAGGGATCGGTGATGGAACAATTGATGCGGTATTTAAAACGATTGACCGTATCACAGGGTACCAGGGGCAACTTATTGATTATAAAGTAAAGTCAGTAACACAAGGTAAAGATGCCTTGGCTAATGTTACGGTAAAAGTAACCTTCAATGAAAATGAGCCGGCGATCATAGGACACGGTTTAAGCTTGGATACGATGCTTGCAAGTGCAAGGGCTTACATCGGTGCATTGAACAGCTATTTGAGTATGGAAGGAATGCTAAAGCTACGTCATACAGATAGTACTGAAACGATTTAA